The Acanthochromis polyacanthus isolate Apoly-LR-REF ecotype Palm Island chromosome 5, KAUST_Apoly_ChrSc, whole genome shotgun sequence genome includes a window with the following:
- the amigo3 gene encoding amphoterin-induced protein 3 isoform X2, giving the protein MLPIGASSWWRVVVMLACLQLRPVQADSCPLQVGCLCAADIVSCTALSLQRMPAEIPVFAVTLDLSHNRMEQLEAGSFTGLVRLETLRLAHNQLTGIRSGAFRNSSGALLRHLDLSSNQLRVLEQHYFQELPGLEELLLFNNRIVHVESRALAGLTNLHKAYLSHNRLTDFPFFSIQKYSHPLLSLLDLSSNRLPKLPLEDISNLPPAVQAGLYLHNNSLVCECSTYGLFRFWKQRGFDSIRFFQQEHICLVYGQQRGTLRVFQSGRYFENCNLTALKEQQSSVSVKAGKALLLHCLTSLSSRSVTFLWVAPNWEYVVPPGNNGSLKMFANGSLEIVAAREQDSGIYWCMALDRQRQRNETWEVNVTVVPHHDRDTHEPFNTGFTTLLGCVVSLVLVLMYLYLTPCRCPPCSKPRPPATAASGNEAGLSSAQSSILTPTPPTTTEGPGRKLHPSNYYSLLQP; this is encoded by the exons ATGCTTCCCATTGGAGCGTCGTCATGGTGGCGTGTTGTCGTCATGTTAGCGTGTTTGCAGCTGAGACCCGTCCAGGCCGACAGCTGCCCACTGCAGGTTGGTTGTTTGTGCGCTGCCGACATCGTCAGCTGCACCGCTCTCAGCCTGCAGCGAATGCCGGCAGAGATTCCCGTCTTCGCCGTCACTCTGGATCTAAGCCACAACCGGATGGAGCAGCTGGAGGCCGGCAGCTTCACGGGACTCGTCCGACTGGAGACGCTCCGCTTAGCGCACAACCAGCTGACCGGCATCCGCTCAGGAGCGTTCAGAAACTCCTCCGGGGCTCTGCTGCGACACCTGGACCTCTCGTCCAATCAGCTGCGTGTTCTGGAGCAGCACTACTTCCAGGAGCTGCCCGGattggaggagctgctgctgttcaacAACCGGATCGTGCACGTGGAAAGTAGAGCTCTGGCCGGGCTGACGAACCTCCACAAGGCCTACCTCAGCCACAACCGCCTCACCGACTTCCCCTTCTTCTCCATCCAGAAGTACAGCCACCCTCTCCTGTCCCTGTTGGACCTGTCGTCCAACCGTCTGCCCAAACTGCCCCTGGAGGACATCTCCAACCTGCCCCCGGCGGTGCAGGCAGGGCTGTACCTGCACAACAACTCCCTGGTGTGTGAGTGCTCCACATATGGCCTGTTCAGGTTCTGGAAGCAGAGAGGCTTCGACTCCATCAGGTTCTTTCAACAGGAGCACATCTGTCTGGTCTACGGGCAGCAGAGAGGAACTCTGCGCGTCTTCCAGTCTGGACGCTACTTTGAAAACTGCAACCTGACGGCGctgaaggagcagcagagcAGCGTTTCCGTGAAGGCAGGGAAggcgctgctgctgcactgccTCACCTCACTGTCCAGTCGCAGCGTCACCTTCCTCTGGGTGGCGCCAAACTGGGAGTACGTGGTGCCGCCCGGGAACAACGGATCTCTGAAGATGTTTGCCAACGGCAGCCTGGAGATCGTGGCGGCGCGCGAACAGGACTCTGGGATCTACTGGTGCATGGCTCTGGACCGGCAGCGGCAGCGAAATGAGACCTGGGAGGTGAACGTGACCGTGGTGCCGCACCACGACAGAGACACCCacgagcctttcaacaccggcTTCACCACCCTGCTGGGCTGCGTGGTGAGCCTGGTGCTGGTCCTCATGTACCTGTACCTGACGCCTTGCCGCTGCCCGCCTTGCTCCAAGCCCCGCCCCCCAGCCACCGCCGCCTCGGGCAACGAGGCGGGGCTGAGCAGCGCCCAGTCCTCCATCCTCACCCCGACTCCGCCCACCACCACCGAGGGCCCGGGCCGTAAG CTCCATCCATCTAACTACTACTCTCTACTTCAACCCTGA
- the amigo3 gene encoding amphoterin-induced protein 3 isoform X1, with amino-acid sequence MLPIGASSWWRVVVMLACLQLRPVQADSCPLQVGCLCAADIVSCTALSLQRMPAEIPVFAVTLDLSHNRMEQLEAGSFTGLVRLETLRLAHNQLTGIRSGAFRNSSGALLRHLDLSSNQLRVLEQHYFQELPGLEELLLFNNRIVHVESRALAGLTNLHKAYLSHNRLTDFPFFSIQKYSHPLLSLLDLSSNRLPKLPLEDISNLPPAVQAGLYLHNNSLVCECSTYGLFRFWKQRGFDSIRFFQQEHICLVYGQQRGTLRVFQSGRYFENCNLTALKEQQSSVSVKAGKALLLHCLTSLSSRSVTFLWVAPNWEYVVPPGNNGSLKMFANGSLEIVAAREQDSGIYWCMALDRQRQRNETWEVNVTVVPHHDRDTHEPFNTGFTTLLGCVVSLVLVLMYLYLTPCRCPPCSKPRPPATAASGNEAGLSSAQSSILTPTPPTTTEGPGRKVSTNKHVVFLEPIREQQNGRLRAGQGVGLMGSGLLIGAEQQTRLHRAAETDSIMSVFSDTPIMLP; translated from the coding sequence ATGCTTCCCATTGGAGCGTCGTCATGGTGGCGTGTTGTCGTCATGTTAGCGTGTTTGCAGCTGAGACCCGTCCAGGCCGACAGCTGCCCACTGCAGGTTGGTTGTTTGTGCGCTGCCGACATCGTCAGCTGCACCGCTCTCAGCCTGCAGCGAATGCCGGCAGAGATTCCCGTCTTCGCCGTCACTCTGGATCTAAGCCACAACCGGATGGAGCAGCTGGAGGCCGGCAGCTTCACGGGACTCGTCCGACTGGAGACGCTCCGCTTAGCGCACAACCAGCTGACCGGCATCCGCTCAGGAGCGTTCAGAAACTCCTCCGGGGCTCTGCTGCGACACCTGGACCTCTCGTCCAATCAGCTGCGTGTTCTGGAGCAGCACTACTTCCAGGAGCTGCCCGGattggaggagctgctgctgttcaacAACCGGATCGTGCACGTGGAAAGTAGAGCTCTGGCCGGGCTGACGAACCTCCACAAGGCCTACCTCAGCCACAACCGCCTCACCGACTTCCCCTTCTTCTCCATCCAGAAGTACAGCCACCCTCTCCTGTCCCTGTTGGACCTGTCGTCCAACCGTCTGCCCAAACTGCCCCTGGAGGACATCTCCAACCTGCCCCCGGCGGTGCAGGCAGGGCTGTACCTGCACAACAACTCCCTGGTGTGTGAGTGCTCCACATATGGCCTGTTCAGGTTCTGGAAGCAGAGAGGCTTCGACTCCATCAGGTTCTTTCAACAGGAGCACATCTGTCTGGTCTACGGGCAGCAGAGAGGAACTCTGCGCGTCTTCCAGTCTGGACGCTACTTTGAAAACTGCAACCTGACGGCGctgaaggagcagcagagcAGCGTTTCCGTGAAGGCAGGGAAggcgctgctgctgcactgccTCACCTCACTGTCCAGTCGCAGCGTCACCTTCCTCTGGGTGGCGCCAAACTGGGAGTACGTGGTGCCGCCCGGGAACAACGGATCTCTGAAGATGTTTGCCAACGGCAGCCTGGAGATCGTGGCGGCGCGCGAACAGGACTCTGGGATCTACTGGTGCATGGCTCTGGACCGGCAGCGGCAGCGAAATGAGACCTGGGAGGTGAACGTGACCGTGGTGCCGCACCACGACAGAGACACCCacgagcctttcaacaccggcTTCACCACCCTGCTGGGCTGCGTGGTGAGCCTGGTGCTGGTCCTCATGTACCTGTACCTGACGCCTTGCCGCTGCCCGCCTTGCTCCAAGCCCCGCCCCCCAGCCACCGCCGCCTCGGGCAACGAGGCGGGGCTGAGCAGCGCCCAGTCCTCCATCCTCACCCCGACTCCGCCCACCACCACCGAGGGCCCGGGCCGTAAGGTCAGTACCAACAAGCATGTGGTCTTTCtggagccaatcagagagcagcagaatgGCAGACTGAGGGCAGGGCAGGGGGTGGGACTAATGGGGTCCGGTTTACTGATTGGTGCCGAACAGCAGACGCGACTCCATCGGGCCGCCGAGACGGACTCCATCATGTCCGTCTTCTCAGACACACCCATCATGTTGCCGTAG